One stretch of Clavibacter michiganensis DNA includes these proteins:
- a CDS encoding DUF4287 domain-containing protein: MNAHGIVAPPPPPEGQKAKGPASYFPSIESTYGQPVQRWIDLADARLDVEPHMQVVAWLKSEHGLGHGHANAVVAFVKAARSA; the protein is encoded by the coding sequence ATGAACGCGCACGGCATCGTCGCCCCGCCCCCGCCGCCCGAGGGACAGAAGGCGAAGGGTCCCGCCTCCTACTTCCCGAGCATCGAGTCGACCTACGGGCAGCCGGTCCAGCGCTGGATCGACCTCGCCGACGCCCGCCTCGACGTCGAGCCGCACATGCAGGTCGTCGCGTGGCTGAAGTCCGAGCACGGCCTCGGACACGGGCACGCCAACGCGGTCGTCGCGTTCGTGAAGGCGGCGCGCTCCGCGTGA
- a CDS encoding fluoride efflux transporter FluC produces the protein MTDHPQPDDGATGDGTPFDGLPLDSDIEVDDDPGRPVHLRWSSLGLVALGGAVGTGIREALALTWPAPAGGIPVTILLINVVGAFVLGALLEALVRRGPDEGRRRAIRLLVGTGVLGGFTTYSSLATDAASLTGSALGTALAYAGLSLVVGAAASVAGIATGAAIHRRTAAGRATGAAS, from the coding sequence ATGACCGACCACCCGCAGCCCGACGACGGCGCGACCGGCGACGGCACGCCCTTCGACGGCCTGCCCCTCGACAGCGACATCGAGGTCGACGACGACCCGGGCCGCCCGGTCCACCTCCGCTGGTCGTCCCTCGGCCTCGTCGCGCTCGGCGGCGCCGTGGGAACGGGGATCCGGGAGGCGCTCGCGCTCACCTGGCCCGCGCCCGCCGGGGGCATCCCCGTGACGATCCTCCTCATCAACGTGGTCGGCGCCTTCGTGCTCGGCGCCCTGCTCGAGGCGCTCGTCCGCCGCGGGCCCGACGAGGGCCGGCGCCGCGCGATCCGCCTGCTGGTCGGCACGGGCGTGCTCGGCGGCTTCACCACCTACAGCTCGCTCGCGACCGACGCGGCGTCGCTCACCGGATCCGCGCTCGGCACGGCGCTCGCGTACGCGGGGCTCTCGCTCGTGGTCGGCGCCGCGGCGTCCGTCGCCGGGATCGCCACGGGCGCCGCGATCCACCGCCGCACGGCGGCCGGCCGCGCGACGGGAGCGGCGTCGTGA
- a CDS encoding fluoride efflux transporter FluC: MTGPLVFALICVAGGVGSALRLLLDGVIRGRLGAAYPWGTTVINVTGSLGLGLLTGAAAQAGLPHDLLLILGGGLMGGYTTFSTASLETVRLAQAGRVGAALANGVGMLVVCVAAAGLGIAVGQAL, encoded by the coding sequence GTGACCGGGCCCCTGGTGTTCGCGCTCATCTGCGTGGCCGGCGGCGTCGGATCCGCCCTCCGCCTGCTGCTCGACGGCGTCATCCGCGGCCGCCTCGGCGCGGCGTACCCGTGGGGCACGACCGTCATCAACGTCACGGGATCCCTCGGCCTCGGCCTCCTCACGGGTGCCGCTGCGCAGGCGGGCCTCCCGCACGACCTGCTCCTGATCCTCGGCGGCGGGCTGATGGGCGGCTACACGACCTTCAGCACCGCGAGCCTCGAGACCGTGCGGCTCGCGCAGGCGGGCCGTGTGGGTGCCGCGCTCGCGAACGGCGTGGGGATGCTCGTCGTGTGCGTCGCGGCGGCCGGCCTGGGGATCGCGGTGGGCCAGGCGCTGTGA
- a CDS encoding GNAT family N-acetyltransferase → MTALASVAAADVPALQAFLAAADLTVTGLDDPGVRLWIHRDAHGRITGSTGFELSADGRYALIRSVAVDPALRSAGLGSTLARHALAEAAAAGAERAWLFSRRSGPF, encoded by the coding sequence GTGACGGCCCTGGCGTCCGTCGCCGCCGCGGACGTCCCGGCGCTGCAGGCGTTCCTCGCCGCGGCCGACCTCACGGTCACCGGGCTCGACGACCCGGGTGTGCGGCTCTGGATCCATCGCGACGCCCACGGCCGCATCACCGGCAGCACGGGCTTCGAGCTCAGCGCGGACGGGCGGTACGCGCTGATCCGCAGCGTCGCGGTGGATCCCGCCCTGCGGTCCGCGGGGCTCGGCTCGACGCTCGCCCGGCACGCGCTCGCCGAGGCGGCCGCCGCTGGTGCGGAGCGCGCCTGGCTGTTCTCGCGGAGGTCGGGTCCGTTCTGA
- a CDS encoding NUDIX hydrolase yields the protein MSSAETQPDPELVWTTTGRRDLHRGRVVLVEHDVQLPDGSASRYEVDESVPFAVATLVIDGDAVILSRQYRHPLGRWILDLPGGAGDASEQPADAARRELEEELGLVAPGLVPLRTYAVNPGRASWLVHVFACTTPTTAGVADRSDPSEQVRLVRMPVAELDALIAAGGIEDPTLLIARAAAAEQGLLPPVGAPR from the coding sequence ATGAGCAGCGCGGAGACCCAGCCCGACCCGGAGCTCGTCTGGACCACGACCGGCCGCCGCGACCTCCACCGCGGCCGCGTCGTCCTCGTCGAGCACGACGTGCAGCTGCCCGACGGATCCGCGTCGCGCTACGAGGTCGACGAGAGCGTGCCCTTCGCGGTCGCGACCCTCGTGATCGACGGCGACGCCGTGATCCTGTCGCGCCAGTACCGGCACCCGCTCGGGCGCTGGATCCTCGACCTCCCCGGCGGCGCCGGCGACGCCTCCGAGCAGCCCGCCGACGCCGCCCGCCGCGAGCTCGAGGAGGAGCTCGGCCTGGTCGCGCCCGGCCTCGTGCCGCTGCGCACCTACGCCGTCAACCCCGGCCGCGCATCCTGGCTCGTGCACGTCTTCGCCTGCACGACCCCGACCACCGCGGGCGTCGCCGATCGCTCCGACCCGTCCGAGCAGGTGCGCCTCGTCCGCATGCCGGTCGCGGAGCTCGACGCGCTCATCGCCGCGGGCGGCATCGAGGACCCGACCCTCCTGATCGCCCGCGCGGCCGCCGCGGAGCAGGGGCTGCTGCCGCCGGTCGGGGCGCCGCGCTAG
- a CDS encoding DoxX family protein produces MIPFVALIVVALEARLVGIAVPVPYLDGWPASVAVGLAAAFALGASAHFREPRRSGLVSIVPPSLPRPELIVTVTGVLEIAGAVGLLIPALRIPAAIGLAILLVSVFPANVRAARGCHHPDAPTTPLPLRTIAQVGFLAACVVAMG; encoded by the coding sequence ATGATCCCGTTCGTCGCCCTGATCGTCGTCGCCCTCGAGGCGCGGCTCGTGGGGATCGCCGTCCCCGTGCCCTACCTGGACGGATGGCCGGCCTCCGTCGCGGTGGGCCTCGCGGCGGCGTTCGCGCTCGGCGCCAGCGCCCACTTCCGGGAACCGCGTCGGTCCGGGCTCGTGTCGATCGTGCCGCCGTCGCTGCCGCGGCCGGAGCTCATCGTCACCGTCACGGGCGTGCTCGAGATCGCGGGAGCGGTCGGGCTGCTTATCCCCGCCCTCCGCATCCCCGCCGCGATCGGCCTGGCGATCCTCCTCGTCTCCGTCTTCCCGGCGAACGTGCGCGCGGCCCGCGGCTGCCACCACCCCGACGCCCCGACGACGCCCCTGCCGCTGCGGACGATCGCGCAGGTCGGCTTCCTCGCGGCGTGCGTCGTCGCGATGGGGTGA
- a CDS encoding TetR/AcrR family transcriptional regulator, with protein sequence MAYHHGDLRSALLREAAEIVAADGPDAVTLRELARRVGVSHAAPAHHFRDRRGLMTALASEGFRQLGDVLRQAPDFLAAAEAYVRFATGPGRGHYAVMFDPSRIDPADPALVAARAATDQVLLAGVATVEPRTPDSPLAAFALVHGLVMLHASGALERSYAGEDPVDLTRRIAQVLFSFPEG encoded by the coding sequence ATGGCCTACCACCACGGCGATCTCCGCTCCGCCCTGCTCCGCGAGGCCGCCGAGATCGTCGCCGCCGACGGGCCGGACGCGGTGACCCTCCGCGAGCTCGCCCGCCGCGTCGGCGTCTCGCACGCGGCGCCCGCGCACCACTTCCGCGACCGCCGCGGCCTCATGACGGCGCTCGCGTCCGAGGGCTTCCGCCAGCTCGGCGACGTCCTCCGCCAGGCGCCCGACTTCCTCGCCGCCGCCGAGGCGTACGTGCGCTTCGCGACCGGACCCGGCCGCGGGCACTACGCCGTGATGTTCGACCCGTCGCGCATCGACCCGGCGGATCCCGCGCTCGTCGCCGCGCGCGCCGCGACCGACCAGGTGCTGCTCGCGGGCGTCGCCACGGTCGAGCCGCGCACGCCGGATTCCCCGCTCGCCGCGTTCGCGCTCGTGCACGGGCTCGTGATGCTGCACGCGTCCGGCGCGCTCGAGCGCAGCTACGCGGGCGAGGATCCGGTCGACCTCACGCGCCGCATCGCGCAGGTGCTGTTCTCGTTCCCGGAGGGCTGA
- a CDS encoding dihydrofolate reductase family protein: MASTPELEEERVRRLTAGLFTSVDGVVESPNLFQFDSFDPELGAGLGRMISSVTTAVMGRRGYEDWSAHWPAASADDPFAAFVNPLEKLVATRTLTGDLGWNASRIEGDALEAIARLKETEGGEIAVLSSISLTRALLFAGLLDELTLMIHPVIAGAGRRLFEPGDPTTRLELRRSEITSAGNAVLTYALRDGG; the protein is encoded by the coding sequence ATGGCGTCCACACCCGAGCTCGAGGAGGAGCGCGTGCGACGACTCACCGCAGGCCTGTTCACGTCCGTCGACGGCGTCGTGGAGTCGCCGAACCTGTTCCAGTTCGACTCGTTCGACCCCGAGCTCGGCGCGGGCCTCGGCCGCATGATCTCCTCGGTCACCACCGCCGTGATGGGCCGCCGCGGCTACGAGGACTGGTCGGCGCACTGGCCGGCCGCATCCGCGGACGACCCGTTCGCCGCGTTCGTCAACCCGCTCGAGAAGCTCGTCGCCACACGCACCCTCACGGGCGACCTGGGGTGGAACGCCTCGCGGATCGAGGGCGACGCGCTCGAGGCGATCGCCCGGCTGAAGGAGACGGAGGGCGGCGAGATCGCCGTGCTGTCGAGCATCTCGCTGACGCGCGCGCTGCTGTTCGCGGGGCTGCTCGACGAGCTGACCCTGATGATCCACCCGGTCATCGCGGGCGCCGGCCGCCGCCTGTTCGAGCCCGGCGACCCGACCACGCGGCTGGAGCTGCGCCGCTCCGAGATCACGAGCGCGGGCAACGCGGTGCTCACCTACGCGCTCCGCGACGGAGGCTGA
- a CDS encoding DUF3100 domain-containing protein codes for MTTTVGERTRSVVGLRGVAPVAAAALVIALVAQVIGSRTLPLGSASIVFFPMVWGLLIAAALSFQRIRRVGLDFQRIANAFVGVAVLFLVARLAFNIGPNIPTLLQAGPALLLQEIGHLLGTVALALPLAVLLRMGKATIGATFSLDREPAFAMVSEKYGPDSDQYRGVLAMYVFGTLFGAVYITLLTSLVASADVFDPLALAMGAGVGSGSMMAASTASIIAAYPGQQDAILGIAAVSNLITTVLGVYVGIYVALPLADRFYRFLTRKQAAAEAASGPVAVSAETEESNRVFRERVAEAAAPVDIRPWVAIAVLAVVGIGTASIFAGGVSWSIVGGYAILIALLLVSQLLARITRKVSAIVFVTTIGALASSPYSPIGAELTSVVTSIDFLSIACATLTFAGLSLGKDAALLKTVGWRIVPVGLVAITASFLLSAVIAEFALGFWS; via the coding sequence ATGACCACGACCGTCGGAGAGAGGACGAGGTCCGTCGTCGGCCTGCGGGGGGTCGCGCCCGTGGCGGCGGCGGCGCTCGTGATCGCGCTCGTCGCGCAGGTCATCGGGTCGCGCACCCTGCCGCTCGGATCCGCCTCCATCGTGTTCTTCCCGATGGTGTGGGGCCTCCTCATCGCCGCCGCGCTGTCGTTCCAGCGGATCCGGCGGGTCGGCCTCGACTTCCAGCGGATCGCGAACGCGTTCGTGGGCGTCGCCGTGCTGTTCCTCGTGGCGCGGCTCGCGTTCAACATCGGGCCGAACATCCCGACGCTGCTGCAGGCCGGACCCGCGCTCCTGCTCCAGGAGATCGGGCACCTGCTCGGCACGGTCGCGCTCGCCCTGCCGCTCGCCGTGCTGCTGCGGATGGGCAAGGCCACCATCGGCGCGACCTTCTCGCTCGACCGCGAGCCGGCGTTCGCGATGGTGAGCGAGAAGTACGGGCCCGACTCCGACCAGTACCGCGGCGTGCTCGCCATGTACGTGTTCGGCACGCTCTTCGGCGCGGTCTACATCACCCTGCTGACCTCGCTCGTGGCGTCGGCCGACGTCTTCGACCCGCTGGCGCTCGCGATGGGCGCGGGCGTCGGATCCGGGTCGATGATGGCTGCGTCGACCGCCAGCATCATCGCCGCGTACCCGGGCCAGCAGGACGCGATCCTCGGCATCGCCGCGGTCTCGAACCTGATCACCACTGTCCTCGGCGTGTACGTCGGCATCTACGTGGCGCTGCCGCTCGCCGACCGGTTCTACCGGTTCCTGACGCGGAAGCAGGCGGCCGCGGAGGCGGCGTCCGGTCCGGTGGCGGTCTCCGCGGAGACGGAGGAGTCGAACCGCGTCTTCCGCGAGCGCGTGGCCGAGGCGGCGGCGCCCGTGGACATCCGGCCGTGGGTCGCGATCGCCGTCCTCGCGGTCGTGGGCATCGGCACCGCGTCGATCTTCGCGGGCGGCGTGAGCTGGTCCATCGTCGGCGGCTACGCGATCCTCATCGCCCTCCTGCTCGTCAGCCAGCTGCTCGCCCGGATCACGCGCAAGGTGTCCGCGATCGTGTTCGTCACGACGATCGGCGCGCTCGCCTCCAGCCCGTACTCGCCGATCGGCGCGGAGCTGACCTCCGTCGTCACGTCCATCGACTTCCTCTCCATCGCGTGCGCGACACTCACGTTCGCGGGCCTCAGCCTCGGCAAGGACGCGGCGCTCCTCAAGACCGTCGGCTGGCGCATCGTGCCGGTCGGGCTCGTCGCCATCACGGCGTCGTTCCTGCTCTCGGCCGTCATCGCGGAGTTCGCGCTCGGGTTCTGGTCGTGA
- a CDS encoding MurR/RpiR family transcriptional regulator, translating to MSAADPLADWLDELEPTKGHTPSHARVARVLLENQQLASYSEIAEIAQRAEVNASTVVRFAQALGFRGWPELQQELRMRYLATLTSEETLREHPAPASGAVHASIQRDVANLGRALESIDPEEGDAAIQALASAGRILVVGMGSFGAPASILAHLGSVMGYPIAFEGRGGAHLAAAMTTLGADDVLVVVSLWRPMRDVLAAASAAHAAGTTVVAITDMRRGRLAASADHVLVVPSEGVSFLQSTTATTSVVYGLLSGMEAAHPERSRAALRRTQELWQQLGTFTG from the coding sequence GTGAGCGCGGCGGATCCGCTCGCCGACTGGCTCGACGAGCTCGAGCCGACGAAGGGGCACACGCCCTCGCACGCCCGTGTCGCCCGCGTGCTGCTCGAGAACCAGCAGCTCGCGTCGTACTCGGAGATCGCCGAGATCGCGCAGCGCGCCGAGGTGAACGCCAGCACGGTGGTGCGGTTCGCGCAGGCGCTCGGCTTCCGCGGCTGGCCCGAGCTGCAGCAGGAGCTGCGGATGCGGTACCTCGCGACGCTCACGTCCGAGGAGACCCTGCGCGAGCATCCGGCCCCGGCGTCGGGCGCGGTGCACGCGTCCATCCAGCGCGACGTCGCGAACCTCGGCCGGGCGCTCGAGTCCATCGACCCGGAGGAGGGCGACGCGGCCATCCAGGCGCTCGCGTCGGCCGGGCGGATCCTCGTGGTCGGCATGGGCTCGTTCGGCGCGCCGGCGTCGATCCTGGCGCACCTCGGATCCGTGATGGGCTACCCGATCGCCTTCGAGGGCCGCGGCGGCGCGCACCTCGCGGCCGCGATGACCACGCTCGGCGCGGACGACGTGCTCGTGGTCGTGAGCCTGTGGCGGCCGATGCGCGACGTGCTCGCCGCCGCATCCGCGGCCCACGCGGCGGGCACGACCGTGGTCGCCATCACCGACATGCGCCGCGGCCGCCTGGCCGCCAGCGCCGACCACGTGCTCGTCGTCCCCAGCGAGGGCGTCTCGTTCCTCCAGTCCACGACCGCCACCACGTCGGTCGTCTACGGCCTGCTCAGCGGGATGGAGGCGGCGCACCCCGAGCGCAGCCGCGCCGCGCTCCGCCGCACGCAGGAGCTGTGGCAGCAGCTCGGCACCTTCACCGGCTGA
- a CDS encoding NAD(P)-dependent oxidoreductase, which translates to MTPTDPLDPTTPRRIGVVGLGSMGGAMAASLAGRGWDVVGCDPSAAARAASEARGLATVADVSALAGIPYVVLSLPSARVVEATVPALLAAPGTVAIVDTTTSEPATSAAMAELAAAHGAAFVDAPVSGGNTGAAAGTLASFVGGSAEAVDAARPVLEALTSGGWRHVGPAGSGNVVKLLNNMLVSVNLLAVAEAMDVAAAHGIDLDTAVAALNTATGASTASQRMFPDQILSGRFGSGFALGLMARDVALAHDVARATGATPGLFAETDARWQQALAALGPQADFVAATSTFTTATTALDPAQLPARKDDTAS; encoded by the coding sequence ATGACCCCCACCGACCCGCTCGACCCCACCACTCCGCGGCGCATCGGCGTCGTCGGCCTCGGATCCATGGGCGGCGCCATGGCGGCGTCCCTCGCCGGCCGCGGCTGGGACGTCGTCGGCTGCGACCCGTCCGCGGCGGCGCGCGCGGCTTCGGAGGCGCGCGGCCTCGCGACGGTCGCCGACGTGTCCGCGCTCGCCGGGATCCCGTACGTCGTGCTCTCGCTGCCGTCCGCGCGCGTGGTCGAGGCGACCGTGCCCGCGCTCCTCGCCGCCCCCGGCACCGTGGCGATCGTCGACACCACCACGTCCGAGCCCGCGACGAGCGCCGCGATGGCGGAGCTCGCCGCCGCGCACGGCGCCGCCTTCGTCGACGCCCCGGTCTCCGGCGGCAACACGGGCGCGGCCGCGGGCACGCTGGCGTCCTTCGTCGGCGGATCCGCGGAGGCCGTCGACGCGGCCCGCCCCGTGCTCGAGGCCCTCACCTCCGGCGGCTGGCGCCACGTCGGCCCCGCCGGATCCGGGAACGTCGTCAAGCTCCTCAACAACATGCTCGTCTCGGTCAACCTGCTCGCGGTCGCCGAGGCGATGGACGTCGCGGCGGCCCACGGGATCGACCTCGACACCGCGGTCGCCGCGCTCAACACCGCCACGGGCGCCAGCACGGCTAGCCAGCGGATGTTCCCCGACCAGATCCTCAGCGGGCGCTTCGGCTCGGGCTTCGCGCTCGGCCTCATGGCCCGCGACGTGGCGCTCGCGCACGACGTCGCCCGCGCGACCGGCGCGACCCCGGGGCTCTTCGCCGAGACCGACGCGCGCTGGCAGCAGGCGCTCGCGGCCCTCGGCCCGCAGGCCGACTTCGTCGCCGCCACCTCCACCTTCACCACGGCGACCACCGCCCTGGATCCCGCGCAGCTCCCCGCCCGGAAGGACGACACCGCATCATGA
- a CDS encoding aldehyde dehydrogenase family protein, whose protein sequence is MTATAPTSRTPLLEAIDRAAHPAERARDLIAHAFPDGIGTWADGRVHPGSGPAIDLVDAATGELVTSYADPGAEGAETALAAAVRGARTWGAMDPYDRAAILRDVARVIGEHQEELAVLETVTTGKPLRDARVEAGRVAQMFGYYAGWADKVTGQTIPVPGDWLTYTTRVPWGVVVAVTPWNSPLFTAGWNSSAPLAAGNAVVLKPSEYTPLSTIRLAQLAEEAGLPAGVLSVAVGAGTTVGAALSTDRRVGKLSFIGSVPVGRTVAQAAAGAGIPVVLELGGKSANVVFADADLDQAARGAVSAVFSGAGQSCVAGSRLLVERGVHDELVARIVAHVEALRLGDPLDPETEIGPIISRRQVATIHALIQAGQEDGARRLSGATPSAALADGALAAGSWIMPTILDGVEPGHRLETTEVFGPVLGVSVFDTEEEVVARANATGFGLAGAVWTSDVSRAHRVAAAVDAGTFWINAYKTIHVAVPFGGFGESGHGRSSGPGVLDEYTQQKAVWVPTTPPPAPFPSMRG, encoded by the coding sequence ATGACCGCCACCGCCCCGACCTCCCGCACGCCGCTCCTCGAGGCCATCGACCGCGCCGCGCACCCCGCCGAGCGCGCCCGGGATCTCATCGCCCACGCGTTCCCCGACGGCATCGGCACGTGGGCCGACGGTCGCGTGCACCCGGGATCCGGCCCCGCGATCGACCTCGTCGACGCCGCGACGGGTGAGCTCGTCACGAGCTACGCGGATCCGGGCGCCGAGGGCGCCGAGACCGCCCTCGCCGCCGCCGTCCGCGGCGCGCGCACGTGGGGCGCGATGGACCCCTACGACCGCGCCGCGATCCTCCGCGACGTCGCCCGCGTGATCGGCGAGCACCAGGAGGAGCTCGCCGTGCTCGAGACGGTGACGACCGGCAAGCCGCTCCGCGACGCCCGCGTCGAGGCCGGCCGTGTGGCGCAGATGTTCGGCTACTACGCCGGCTGGGCCGACAAGGTCACCGGCCAGACCATCCCCGTCCCCGGCGACTGGCTCACGTACACGACGCGCGTGCCGTGGGGCGTGGTGGTCGCGGTCACGCCGTGGAACTCGCCGCTGTTCACGGCCGGCTGGAACTCCTCCGCGCCGCTCGCCGCGGGCAACGCCGTGGTCCTGAAGCCCAGCGAGTACACGCCGCTCAGCACGATCCGCCTGGCGCAGCTCGCCGAGGAGGCGGGCCTGCCCGCCGGCGTGCTGTCCGTCGCGGTCGGCGCGGGCACCACGGTCGGCGCCGCGCTGAGCACCGACCGGCGCGTGGGCAAGCTGAGCTTCATCGGATCCGTGCCCGTCGGCCGCACGGTCGCGCAGGCGGCGGCCGGCGCCGGCATCCCCGTCGTGCTCGAGCTCGGCGGCAAGAGCGCCAACGTCGTCTTCGCCGACGCGGACCTCGACCAGGCCGCGCGCGGCGCCGTGAGCGCCGTCTTCTCGGGCGCCGGGCAGTCGTGCGTCGCCGGATCCCGCCTGCTCGTCGAGCGCGGCGTGCACGACGAGCTCGTGGCCCGCATCGTCGCCCACGTCGAGGCGCTCCGGCTCGGCGACCCGCTCGACCCCGAGACCGAGATCGGCCCGATCATCTCGCGCCGCCAGGTCGCGACCATCCACGCGCTCATCCAGGCGGGCCAGGAGGACGGCGCGCGCCGCCTCTCCGGCGCGACCCCGTCGGCCGCGCTCGCCGACGGCGCCCTCGCCGCCGGCAGCTGGATCATGCCGACGATCCTCGACGGCGTCGAACCCGGCCACCGCCTCGAGACCACCGAGGTGTTCGGCCCCGTCCTCGGCGTCTCCGTCTTCGACACGGAGGAGGAGGTGGTCGCGCGCGCGAACGCCACGGGCTTCGGGCTCGCGGGCGCGGTCTGGACCTCCGACGTCTCGCGCGCGCACCGCGTGGCAGCGGCCGTCGACGCCGGCACGTTCTGGATCAACGCGTACAAGACGATCCACGTCGCCGTGCCGTTCGGCGGCTTCGGCGAGTCCGGCCACGGCCGCTCGTCGGGCCCGGGCGTGCTCGACGAATACACGCAGCAGAAGGCGGTGTGGGTGCCGACCACGCCGCCGCCCGCGCCCTTCCCGTCGATGCGCGGCTGA
- a CDS encoding sugar ABC transporter substrate-binding protein: MSPRSTARRRRLLGAAAVAATVPLVLAGCSGGGGGSSSGGDPTTVNVTDYYNEGNDNTVIGDTLTKCGESLGVTIKRTSIPGSSLIQKVLQQASSRTLPDVLMLDNPDLQQIAATGALAPLEDFGISTDGYAKGVVDAGTYEGKTYGLAPTVNTIALFYNEQMLADKGIQPPTTWDELKTAAAALKDGDRYGIAMDANATYEGTWQFLPFMWSNGGDEKDIATPETAEALQLWTDLVKDGSASQSVVNWTQSDVNDQFMAGKTAMMINGPWQIPALTESGVDYGIAKLPAPEAGGTAVAPLGGEVWTVPQTGDKAKQATAAKVVECLNSDENQLDMATKRYTIPSKTAVATQFGQQVPTEQVFVDLVADARARTGELGADWPKAATKIYTAVQSALTGQASPEDALKNAEQG; the protein is encoded by the coding sequence ATGTCCCCTCGATCCACCGCCCGCCGCCGCCGACTCCTCGGCGCCGCCGCCGTCGCGGCCACCGTCCCCCTCGTTCTCGCCGGCTGCTCCGGCGGCGGGGGAGGATCCTCGTCCGGCGGGGATCCCACGACGGTCAACGTCACCGACTACTACAACGAGGGCAACGACAACACCGTCATCGGCGACACCCTCACGAAGTGCGGCGAGTCCCTCGGCGTCACCATCAAGCGCACGTCGATCCCGGGCTCGAGCCTCATCCAGAAGGTGCTCCAGCAGGCGTCGTCGCGGACGCTGCCCGACGTGCTCATGCTCGACAACCCCGACCTGCAGCAGATCGCCGCGACGGGCGCGCTCGCCCCGCTCGAGGACTTCGGCATCTCGACCGACGGCTACGCGAAGGGCGTCGTGGACGCGGGCACCTACGAGGGCAAGACGTACGGCCTCGCGCCCACCGTCAACACGATCGCGCTCTTCTACAACGAGCAGATGCTGGCCGACAAGGGGATCCAGCCGCCCACCACGTGGGACGAGCTCAAGACCGCGGCCGCCGCGCTCAAGGACGGCGACCGATACGGCATCGCGATGGACGCCAACGCCACCTACGAGGGCACCTGGCAGTTCCTGCCCTTCATGTGGTCGAACGGCGGCGACGAGAAGGACATCGCCACCCCCGAGACCGCGGAGGCGCTGCAGCTCTGGACCGACCTCGTGAAGGACGGCTCGGCCTCGCAGAGCGTCGTCAACTGGACCCAGTCCGACGTCAACGACCAGTTCATGGCCGGCAAGACGGCGATGATGATCAACGGCCCGTGGCAGATCCCCGCGCTCACCGAGTCGGGCGTCGACTACGGCATCGCGAAGCTCCCCGCGCCCGAGGCCGGCGGCACCGCCGTCGCCCCGCTCGGCGGCGAGGTGTGGACCGTGCCGCAGACGGGCGACAAGGCGAAGCAGGCCACGGCCGCGAAGGTCGTCGAGTGCCTCAACTCCGACGAGAACCAGCTCGACATGGCCACCAAGCGCTACACGATCCCGTCGAAGACCGCCGTCGCCACCCAGTTCGGCCAGCAGGTGCCCACCGAGCAGGTGTTCGTCGACCTCGTCGCCGACGCCCGCGCCCGCACCGGCGAGCTCGGTGCCGACTGGCCGAAGGCCGCCACGAAGATCTACACGGCCGTGCAGTCGGCGCTCACCGGGCAGGCCTCGCCGGAGGACGCGCTGAAGAACGCCGAGCAGGGCTGA